In marine bacterium B5-7, the genomic stretch ATTAAACACCGAATACTCCAAACCATATAATGACACGGCCGTGTGTAATGCAAGTATGCTGTCAGGTACCACCTTTGCTGCAATCAAATAAGGATCAACAACATGCTTAGTGGCTAACTTGTTCGGCGGCATAACAGCATAAAGTTCTCGACGAATACGCATGATCTTTCCTTTTTTTAAATAATACTGCAGGGAAGATTGCACTGATTGACCAGACAAGGATCCCGCTGTAGATTTAGCAGCAGCAAATTCATCCAAACGAAATACAGGGTGCTCATAAAAAAACCTTTCTATATTCATTTTAGGGTTACCTCCATTAATAGACACTATATAGCTATTATTGGAGCTGTTGTAAAGCACAATCAAACAGAAACAGAAAACAAAAGTCAGAAAAGAGCACAAAACGCTCTTTTTGACCTTAAATAACACCTTTTGATTACTGAAAGCCCGTGGGGAACAAAATTTCACTCATCATCTTCCCGCGGGAACGAGTCACGCGACAAAAGCTTATCAGGTCCATAGCCGGGCAACCAATCCCGCTTGATATAGAAAATACTGCAGTAATAACCCAGCAAGCGGTGCCAAGTGCGCTGATTTGGCTCTTGGGTGGTCCCTTTGATGAGATTATTGATGGTTCTGCGTGAAATACGGCTCTCACGCGCTACCTTCGATATATTCAAGCCTTTAACCTGCCGTAATTCTTTTAGCAATTCTTGGCTCGGTGTTAAGTGCTCCGTGTGCGGCATAGCGTCCTCCATTATATTTGTTATGCAAAGTAAACTCATCACATCGCACAAAGCTGCACAGCTTTGCGAACCAACAATGAGCTATTTTAAGTTATAAAAAATGCAACAAACCTTTTTTAAAGCAATTAATTTATAACAATTGGAAATATTGCACGACAAGAGATGGAATGCAAGCGATAACAGTAACAAACGAGGTAAACTGTTCACCATAAGAACGTCATGCACACTTTTGTGGATAAAAAAACCTTGTTTAATCTTTTAGTGAGCGAAACAAGAGGTTATACAACAAAAAAAGAGTTAAGCTAAAAACTTCAGTTGGTCGCGCTATTGGGTGCAGCAAATTGATATAGATAGCGTTGCAGACATTCAACGCTCACTGGTATTCTACCGCGATGGACTGAGCTTTAGCACAAATACAACAGAAGAAAATCCTAGTGTTGTTTTTTTCCAGACGCAAGGCATTATTTTAGAATTATTTCAAAAAGACATTAACCTCGATGCACCACCTCAGGACAGTGGGTTTGGCGGCATAACACTAGCACAAATTGTCCGAAGTAAAGCCGAGGTTAAGAAAGTACTACAATTAGCTGAACAAGCCGGTGGACACATAGTTAAACCAGCCCAAGACGTATTTTGGGGTGGATATCATGGTTATTTTGCCGCCCTTGATAATGACTACTGGGAAATCGCTTACTGGGAAAATTGGCGCTTTAATCCTGATGGATCGCTAAATGTAGCTAACGTCTAAATCAAGCGATTCAGAGATAAGTTGCTCTCTTGCGTATACAATCTAATTAAACCATCGTTTACATGTAAAAAAAAGCAACCTCGTTGGCCGACAGCACACTTTGCACCCTAAGTGTCTCCCAACTTCACTGCTCACCTTCCCCATGCTGCTCTATAAGGGCAAACTACGGATGTCGGGGTTTTTGGAATAGGCATCAAGTATTTCTTCGATGATTTGATCGACAATGCTTTGATCGGCCTTCTCTTTAATCAGCCCCGTTTCTTCTTTCACGTGCTGTAAGCGATCCTCAACGATTTTTGCAATCGACCCCGCTGGGAATAAGCGTGCCAGCAATTGACGTGCTGGCGCAGGCCCTAGGCGCGCATAGAGCTTATTACGAAGCTGTGCATCCACCGGTGTGGTACTAAACGACCACAACTCAATCGGACCTAAGGTCAATGTTAACAATTGTGTGTTGATACCATTCTTTGTTGCAAACTGTGCCAAGAAAGTCGCCCCACCTTCGCGCGGACCATGGACACGTGTGCGCAGTGCAGTTTGTGCTGTTGGTGATAAGCCAAAAGTTTCAGTCGTTTTCTTAATCGCTTGTGTCGGACCCGCATCCATGATGAAAACCGAGGTCGCAAAATCCACCATCACATCATCAAAATCATCCAAGGACTGTGAAATCAGCGCAACTTGTACCTTCCACTTACGCCCTTCACGCATATCAACAATCACTTGATCACGCACCGCTTGTGCATTGGAGGTACGATGGAACTCATCGTAAATAATCCGTTTCATATCGTCACGAATTTCTAACACACGTGTCATGTGGTATTCGCGATAATTTTCTGGCATGTCGCCTACATTATCTTCCGTCAAGTAGAAATGACGACCCAAGACATAACGCGCCAACATATACATAACCGCAGTCTGACGCTCCGCAGCCTCACCACCGCTCTTCGCCACTTCATCCAAATCCAAGGAAACAATACGTGCATCACCAATGTCAAAACTAGTGATACGAGAAAGAATCGGATATTCACGTACCGCGCTAGAAATCATCCGCGCAAATGCCGCAATCAATGGCTCACCCGTCGGCGCAACAATCTTGCCATATAAGTCGTCCACCGTCGTCGTCCGACAAATCGATGCAGCATCCGCTAACAACGGCATCGCATAACGCTGCGCCAATAATGCTTCATGCACGAAACCTGCGCCAAACAAAGCATCGGTGACTTCCCACCAGGTCGTTTGCTTGTCTTGTACAAACCCAATCTCTTCGAGAATACCATCGAGTAAAGTTTCAATACCGGGGGTGTATTGTCGTGGGTTGCCATCATCAGCCATCGCTTTATACATTTCGTCGACAATCATCCCTGCCATGTCGGTGATCCCATCGTAAGGACGGCTCGATCCTACGGGCGTCGCAAGCAAGGAAACAAAATTAACTAAGAAACTACGTTCTTGTGCTGTTGGGTAACGACAACCTAGCTGCGTATCAAATGGATTAACAGAATAATCTTGCGTCATGCGCAAGCGATGGTAAGCCACTAAATGTTTTTGTTCTTTAGGTAAGGCTTCACGCAACAAAGAAATCAAACCACTGCTAGAAGGACCAATATCAATAATCGCAATACGTGGTAAACGCTGTAAGCCACCAGATAATGTCAACGCCAAGTTAAGTGCATTCGATAAAACAGACTTACCTGAACCAGGACGCGCATAAATTAAATCAATGTAGGTCGTCTGCTGGCTAGAACCCGGCTGAAACGGCCATGGTTTACCATCAGGCGAACGAAACAGTAATGCACCTTGACGCCACGGCGAAGAAGGCCGTGTTAACGGTAACATATAAGTAATCGCAGACAGTGGCGCAACGGTTGTTGTTGCCACACTCTCAGCAGAAATCCCCAGCATGCTTGATGTCACACCACCAAATGGGTCACCAGATACTTCCGATACATCGGATGCACCCCAGCCCTGAATCGCCTTAGCTAATTCAGAGACGCGTGTACGCAAGCTTGCAACATCATCCACATGCGCCCACGTCGAGCATGAAACTCGCAGTTTAACGATAGCATCATCCGTATTCACGTTTAGATACTTTAATAAGTTAACCGCATTCGCCAACAAACGGTTGTGTGATGAGGTAAAACTTAAAATTGAACTAATCAGCTTTTTGAACCGCAATGATGTCACACCATCACTATCCAATAAGAAAGAAATGCGCCATGGGATCTGTGTAGGCAAGGTGCGATTAAACAAACTAGTAAAGGATTTAATTTCTTGTGGCAACAAGTCAATAAAGACAGATGCGTAAATACGATCACCAATACGCGTTGTGCGTAAATCTAAGTTTTCCCCATCACGTGGAAAAATTTGTTTAGCCAATGGAGGCCACAAAATATCTGTGACTCTGCCAGCAAAGCGACGAGCCAATTTCACAGACACTTTATCGCCAGGCAATACTGGACGCCAATTTTTTGCTGTAAAATCAGGGTCAACGCTGCGGCGCATTTCATGCACGGCTTCATGCACACCCAACAAGTCCACGGATATGTTAAAAGGTTGCAAATCATTAATCGTCGAACGCACAAAAGAATCATGCGCTTCTCGCAAATCAGGAATTGCTGCCACGATATTTTGCGATTGTAAAAAAGGTGGAATTTTTTCTTCGCGTATTTTTTTAATCTTATCTTTAGTTGCTTGTTTAAATTGCTCTGTACTTAATAAGCTAGGTCGTGTCCATAACACCATATAGACACCTTCATCAGCACAGTAGCGTGATAAAAAGCGTACACGCTCATCAAATAAATCTTTCAAATCTAAGTTTAATTTTTCTGCCGTTTGTTCTGCTGGTTTGTAAATGTGACGAATCGTTTCATCAACATGACTAGGATCATAATTAAAATAGAATTGGATCGTATGACCCGGATGTGCCATCGTCGACTCTAAACTCCCACAAAAGCCTTCATGCATGCGGGTAAATTCTTCTTGACCCACCAAACCTTTTACGCCGTTAACACGCACGAGAGAGAGTAACGAGCCATCGTTCGCAACCAACACTGTTTTGGAATCTGCCGTTTGAATTTGGCAATAGGATTCTGCTGTTTGTTTTAGTGAACTAGACAGCCATGCAAAAAACACATCAACCGTATCAAGTATGGCAACCACTGGATTTTTCATCAGCTTATTCCCTTTAGCACTACTTTTCTGGTAAGTCTTCCATCGCCGCCGCCGCCCACGCATCAATTTGTGACTGAAAGCGCGACTGAGTTGGCAATAGACGTAAATCTGTCAGCAATTCATCTGCTAACTGCTTTGCCTGTTTTGGTTCACGACTCAATATCAACTGTGAAAACACCATCGGCTTATTGAGACCCTCACCATAATGTTGATCAACAGCTTGCGCACGAAACCGTAAATTACGATACACCTTTTGTGCTGTATCGCTATAGGCCGTACCATTAGCAATCGCACAAAATAAAACATGGCACAGGGCATTCAATTCGGACTGAGACATCTCCGGCATATAAATCAAACGGCCGCCACCATAATCACCCATGCCCACAATATTCAGAAAATGACATTGCGCGCAAAAACAACACGCCGTCAACATATTTTCTATGCGATTATTTGCATAGTTAGCATCAATGTTAATGACTTCTTGATTTGTCTTTGCTTGAAAACCACAGAACTGGCAGGTGTGATGATCCCGTGCATGCACTTTATCACGAAAAACGCGAAAGGCAGGATCCACCCTCCGCGCTACATACTTCCGCCAGGCGTTGGGTTGAATAGCAAGCGATAGCCTACGTAGTGTCATCCCAAAATCCGCCGTTGTTTAGAAACTGGTTGTACCAGACACACCAGCAGCACTGTAATTCGAACCAAACAAAGTTTCCCCAGCTGACTGGAAAATCGATGGCATGAATAACAACGCAGCACCAATAAACAACAAGGCAATCGGCGTACCGACTGGAATCTGTGTTGGATTATCTTTGTGTGCTTTAAATTTTAAAATCGCAGCAATGGCAAAACCCATACCTGCCACATAAGAAGCCGCAGTGATTAGCTTAGACACGGCAGTAAACGTGCTTGTCACATTTTGTGCAATCCCACCAATCCCCAACTCCGTACCTGCAAATGCCGCACCTGAAAAAATCAGCGCAACAGAAGCAACCAATAATACAGCGGGTTTCTTCCAAGATAGTAACTTACGCACAGTCTCTCCTCCATTAAATAAACTTCATACCAAACATACCATTAAAACCCAGGCAGGTCACGCGTTAACCGGTATAGAACACACCAATTGTTTGTGCCATTACTCTCACTGTGCCATGAAAATTCATCGCCAGCACACCAGCCACAATAAAGGTGATTGCTTTACCAAAGGTTGCATTAGGATTACTTTGCCCCCCAAGATGCGTGACTATCGACCAACCACGGATAAAGGCAATCAAGCCAACAAAACGTACAATCTGAATTAACACATCCTCAACCATGCTCCACGGCGACTGCTGAGAAGTAGGATACATGATGGGTTGCGCATAGTAATAATCGAATAAGGTGTTTTCTGCAAACTGAATCGTTGTCGGCAGCAAGAGCATAAACGCGCCAACCATGAGCAATAACATCGGCTCGCGCAAATCCGTATTGGATGACATCATGGTTCGCAGTTCACCGTACTGCTTCAACTTATACAGCGCACGAAAGGTTAGCCACAAACCAAACACATAACAAAATCCCATCACCATCTGCACGATATCCGGTAAAGTCGTGGAGATGTTAAATAAGATTGTTTCTAAGTTTGGCCAAACCATAGTTTATTTTCCAAATA encodes the following:
- a CDS encoding lactoylglutathione lyase; translation: MQQIDIDSVADIQRSLVFYRDGLSFSTNTTEENPSVVFFQTQGIILELFQKDINLDAPPQDSGFGGITLAQIVRSKAEVKKVLQLAEQAGGHIVKPAQDVFWGGYHGYFAALDNDYWEIAYWENWRFNPDGSLNVANV
- the icmB gene encoding virulence protein IcmB yields the protein MKNPVVAILDTVDVFFAWLSSSLKQTAESYCQIQTADSKTVLVANDGSLLSLVRVNGVKGLVGQEEFTRMHEGFCGSLESTMAHPGHTIQFYFNYDPSHVDETIRHIYKPAEQTAEKLNLDLKDLFDERVRFLSRYCADEGVYMVLWTRPSLLSTEQFKQATKDKIKKIREEKIPPFLQSQNIVAAIPDLREAHDSFVRSTINDLQPFNISVDLLGVHEAVHEMRRSVDPDFTAKNWRPVLPGDKVSVKLARRFAGRVTDILWPPLAKQIFPRDGENLDLRTTRIGDRIYASVFIDLLPQEIKSFTSLFNRTLPTQIPWRISFLLDSDGVTSLRFKKLISSILSFTSSHNRLLANAVNLLKYLNVNTDDAIVKLRVSCSTWAHVDDVASLRTRVSELAKAIQGWGASDVSEVSGDPFGGVTSSMLGISAESVATTTVAPLSAITYMLPLTRPSSPWRQGALLFRSPDGKPWPFQPGSSQQTTYIDLIYARPGSGKSVLSNALNLALTLSGGLQRLPRIAIIDIGPSSSGLISLLREALPKEQKHLVAYHRLRMTQDYSVNPFDTQLGCRYPTAQERSFLVNFVSLLATPVGSSRPYDGITDMAGMIVDEMYKAMADDGNPRQYTPGIETLLDGILEEIGFVQDKQTTWWEVTDALFGAGFVHEALLAQRYAMPLLADAASICRTTTVDDLYGKIVAPTGEPLIAAFARMISSAVREYPILSRITSFDIGDARIVSLDLDEVAKSGGEAAERQTAVMYMLARYVLGRHFYLTEDNVGDMPENYREYHMTRVLEIRDDMKRIIYDEFHRTSNAQAVRDQVIVDMREGRKWKVQVALISQSLDDFDDVMVDFATSVFIMDAGPTQAIKKTTETFGLSPTAQTALRTRVHGPREGGATFLAQFATKNGINTQLLTLTLGPIELWSFSTTPVDAQLRNKLYARLGPAPARQLLARLFPAGSIAKIVEDRLQHVKEETGLIKEKADQSIVDQIIEEILDAYSKNPDIRSLPL
- the icmJ gene encoding virulence protein IcmJ → MDPAFRVFRDKVHARDHHTCQFCGFQAKTNQEVINIDANYANNRIENMLTACCFCAQCHFLNIVGMGDYGGGRLIYMPEMSQSELNALCHVLFCAIANGTAYSDTAQKVYRNLRFRAQAVDQHYGEGLNKPMVFSQLILSREPKQAKQLADELLTDLRLLPTQSRFQSQIDAWAAAAMEDLPEK
- the icmC gene encoding hypothetical protein, which produces MVWPNLETILFNISTTLPDIVQMVMGFCYVFGLWLTFRALYKLKQYGELRTMMSSNTDLREPMLLLMVGAFMLLLPTTIQFAENTLFDYYYAQPIMYPTSQQSPWSMVEDVLIQIVRFVGLIAFIRGWSIVTHLGGQSNPNATFGKAITFIVAGVLAMNFHGTVRVMAQTIGVFYTG